Sequence from the Podarcis raffonei isolate rPodRaf1 chromosome 16, rPodRaf1.pri, whole genome shotgun sequence genome:
GCCCCTTGCCCTTCCTGGAGTGTAGGTAATGTGAAGAGCCATTTCCCTGTAGAATACCCCTCCCAATTCACTCCCTGTACCTACCCACTTGTGGGTACACGTGCCTGTCTGGGGTTCAAGCATCAAGCTGGAGTGCCTGTCCACAAGTGGATTATCATTTTGCTTTGCTCCTGGCAAATTCTCTGTTGCAGAGTAGATCAGCGATGACAATACAAACACCTCAGGGGCAGAAGACAATGAAATTAAACCAGCCATAGAAGCACATGGGCTCTGAGGCAGGCGTGCCCGCATAGCTGGTGGATGGGTTGAAAGCTGTCTTTGGGCAGGACGTTTTGCAACAGCTTAAAAATAGCTGTGACTGAAATGAATGAGGCTCCCTGCCAGGAGTCAGTTCTGTAAAAATTCTTAGCTgttatgtgtgtgtttatttatttatgtatacatATAAAACCCAGAAGTTCCCAATAACATTGTCATGTTTAATTGCTTGGCTGTTTTCCTGCTGTTTACTGCACAGTTTCCCCGGAGGATACAGCTTCTGTTGGGCAGAACGTTTATAGCTAACTGACTTGTTTTCCATTCAGGAGCAGCCTGGCAGCTGCCCCAGGGGGGAAAACCTGCAGGTCAGCGAGAGAGGCGGCCTCAACTTCAGTCCATGGCATCTGCAAATAGAAGTGGAGAGACTCTTGCTCAAAATCACTTCCCATTGGGTTACATGatactgagctgggtgggccAAAGGCTTTGCTTAGTAAATGGAAGTTTTCTGCGTTCCTTATTGTTTGTACCATGAAGGGTGGGAGGTGGGAAGCGAGGCAGAGCTGAACCCCTGGATGCAGCTGTCCAGATGGGCACTTAGGTAGGTGACTATGAGGAAGCAGCCTTCAACAAGCAACAGAGTGGGATGAGATTTGATCTGATCTACAGGGCATAACCCACCCTAGAACAGGTTTTTTCAACCTTTTtcagtccatggctcccttaaccaactacattctttctgcaacacccctgtggggctcagaagctgagTTATGCCACCTCttgcctgcagaactggcagcctcttgcccttttccaaacaccctcccttgtggagtgttccctcagcctcctctccttgggagtcctccgggcagctgctgctgccattcctggtctctgagctgccctctcCACCCCTCCAAAGAGGTGCCTCCCAGAGGTACAATTCACCTATGCAGTTTATAGCCAGGCCTGCTGCAGTAAACAGCTATGCAAGCCTTTGGAAGGCAGAGACATGAGGGcatcagagagggagagaaagagggacagaggccagtgttgcccgtggcaccatcattcaaggcaccctggTTGAAAATCACTGCCCTAGAAAATGAAATGTTTATTTCAgtggcaggggatgatgggagttttctaCCCCTATAGACATTCCTGAGCTATGTGGACCAACGACCTTGCTTGAGGCCAGGCAACTTTTTGAAGTTACTGAAGCAGAGATCAAATGATATGACCTTCCTTGGGGTATCATTGAGCTCCTTCAGTGTCATATTCTAAAATGGAGTGAGACTTTAAAGTTTGCCTGAAGAACCGCTGAGGTGCTGCAAaggttctagagcaggggtgggccaTAATTTTTTCTCTTGGAGGGTGGAACCAACCAGTGATAAAAGGGTCTTCAGTTAATGAATCCAGAACAAAAACTGGCCTGCTTCAATTTTCACTAGGTCAGAATTCCCTATCTTAGGCATGTCTACTAAAAAATAAGCTTCACTGGGTGTGAAGAGgttagtgcttttttctgaggggacgcaggggtacacatattcctaaacattttgtgaatctttgtacttttgtccatttactgtatttaattttcctgatttgaactataaaatggtggttttcttgagtcaaaatgagagtgcccctaaacatttttcaaGAAACAAAGCACTGGATGAGGTTACTCTCAAGTGGGCATACGGAggattttgctctctctctctgtgtagacATATACCCcaacccatacacacacacacacgtgttaaaaaaaacccacacagccTGGAAAaaacgattttttaaaaaccacacaaattATTTCTTAATGACCTAAAGTGATGCCACTCTCATTTGTTCTGAAACTATGCTGAAAAAGTGGGAAACGCTCTTAAGAAGCCAGATAAAATAATAAGTAAGGAACTCTGATGGAAGAACGGGGCCCGTTTCAGGTTGCGGGGGTGGGGCTGTGCACTTAAAGCAGGGTGGGTGCACATGTCACCTACTGTGTTCCAGAGGGAAGAAAAGGATTGTAAGTTTAACATCAGAAGCCTCTTAAATCAGCTGCCACCGCAACATGACGGCAGCCAAGGCAGACAGCTTTAAAGGGCAGTTAGGCAAATTCATTGTGGGGGATGAAGCTTTTTATTGTGATGGCTCAGCTCTGGGCTCTAAAGAGCAGCCGCTGGGGATAGGCCCCCTCATTATGGGCTTCCTGGGAATATCAGGAATTGCTGCAGGGGGTTGTGTAATCAaaacattaatattaatattatacaATCCCATGCGGGTGTGGGTGTAAACCTCTGAGTTTTGCATGAATCAAGCATTAGCACGAGACCTCCAGGTaaagggcggcatataaattaaaaaaataaaagaaataaaaatgactgAACAGTGGAAAGATTTCCCAGAGTGGAgttttaaaagcagcataaaatttaTTCATAGCACCCATGGTATTAAATAGGAAGGGGAGGAAGTCAGAAATGAAAGTGTGTCGGTTGCGTAACAGCGCAAGCTTCTTACAAACTTGGCCACTACTTGGCTGCAGAAAACAAGCCATTAAAACTTGGAACTGATTTTTAATTTAAAGTGTATGTGTGCGTGTCAGCACAAAAGCAGGATGCTCGTCGGAACAAGCCTTTGCTTCCCCCACAACTCGCACGCCTCCCAgctgttttgcactacaactcccatcagaccccaAGGCAGCACGGCAACATGAGGACGGtgggggccgatgggagttgtagtccaaaacagctgggagGCGCGCGAGTTAAGGCGGAAGCAAAGGAGAGCTTAACCCCAACGGGCCGACCCTAAAAGGCTTCTAGTGGGCGACATGAAGCTGGGCTGGGGTCAGGCCTCTCACAGATCACCCGTCCACAGTATGTTTGCGTGCGGTGTGGAGGAGAAGGATTTGAACGAGGTCACCTGCTCTGGAGTGACAGGCTTTGCATCTCCCGAGGAACTTTCAGGCCTCAGGACGGACGTCGCTAGGAAACGGCCGGAAGCTGCCGCTCTAGGAGTTCCCTTTCCCCCATACTCACTATCTCTGGGAGGAGGAGCGGCGGGGCTCTATCCGCGCCTGCGCAATCCCCGTATGCGGCAGgtgggtaaaaataaaaaatttgaaGCTCGGGAGCCCCGCCCCTTTTGACGCCCGGCGTCTCCCTCGCGCCCTTCCTTCCCTTCCGCGCCTGCGCGTCGGGCGTGGCTTCGGGCGCCCCTTTCCCTCCCGCTCCGGCCTGGGCCGCCATTTTGGCGCTGCGCTCTGGCGGACGGAGGAGCCGAGAGCGGCTGAGGCGAGCTTGGCGGGCAGGGCCTTGGAAGAGCCGGCCGCTCCTCCCGAGGGGCGAAGGGCGAGCGGGATGCGCCGCCTGAGCTgagcaggaggagcaggaggcccgCCTCAGCCTCGCCCCTGCGCCCGCCTTCGCTTCCCCCGGGCCCCGcggcctgcccgcctgcctcccctccaccttccttccttccctccctcgccATGTCTTCGTCGTCCTCGTCGGTGGCGTCGGCGGCGCGCTTCGACCCGTCGGACCGCTCGTCGTGGTACGCGGGCCCGCTGTCCCGGCAGGAGGCCCAGGGGCGCCTGCAGGGGCAGCGCCACGGGACCTTCCTGGTGCGGGACTCGGCCACCTGCCCCGGCGACTACGTCCTGTCCGTCTCGGAGAACTCGCGCGTCTCGCACTACATCATCAACTCGCTGCCCGGGAGGCGCTTCAAGATCGGCGACCAGGAGTTCGAGCACCTGCCGGCCCTCCTCGACTTTTACAAGATCCACTACCTGGACACCACCACCCTCATCGAGCCCGCGCCCAGGTCAGGAAGGAGGCACGGAGGCTCCTCGCATGCATACACGCcccacagccagccagccactggCATCCCGAGGGAGCGGCGGGAGCTCtcgtgaagcccccccccccccaggtgccagGACTAAGTGGCCCATGATGATGGCCTTGACCGTTGGGGTGCTTCCTCTCCAGAGAGGCCACCTAGGGCCGCTGCAGGAAGCCCACCGTGTCACCACCCCCGGGAACAGGACCACAGGAATTCTCACTGTCAAGCTGCTCTTTTAATGGGGGGCGGTGGAAGTGAGCACCAACACTCCTTATGCCACAGTACGGGGCTAGCCCAGGGCTACTTAGTCTGTATGAGGTCACAGGGTGGCCATGGGGaatctgtgcatgtgtgcgtgcaaAAAGGCCCATGGAGCTACCTCTGATAGGCGCATATGTCTTCATCTTCTCATGCTGCTGAGATGCGGCAGGTGTTTTCCCAGATGTTCCTACTCCATGTGAGGGCTGTTGTAGCCCTTAATCTCGTACTGGATGTGGGCATCTCAAATTGATGGGTATGGCTGTCAACTTGCTTTCCTCTCTACTTGTGAGAAGAGGAAACGTGTGGTTGCCTTGTGCATGTGTCACAGTTCACACTTGGATATTCTGAAAACCAAGTTAAACCTTGAAGTTACaagtaaagaaataataaaaaattcacTCTCCCTTGTCATCAaacctgtcccccctcccccagacacATATCAATGCCCATTGCTTTCCTTGCCCACCATTGCCCTGGTCACATCAGGAAGTGCAGCTGCAGTGTGCTGCTCCTGTCTTCAGTCATTATGCATTTCACAGCTTCCCCTCACTTTAACTAGGTTGTAGCTAGCCATGTCCCTCTTCACAATCTGTAAACTATTCTGACTGGATTTTGGAGCCCACGATTGGTTGCTGGAAATCTTAAGCATTTGGAATCATGTTTCCTTGATTTGGGTAACCACCTCATTGTAACATATTAAATTTCTTCTCGCTTCTGCTTGTCTCCCCAAATAGGGAGATGACAAGTTCTCATAAGATGTAACATGAGGTGGCTTAGTGGTCAGGTAAGGAAGAAGCCAACCAGCAGGATAGGACAACTTCTGGATTTGGCAAGACAATTGGCTGAATGACGTAGACATGGGTGCTTCAAAACCAAACATTCTGTATTTTATGAAAGTAGCTGTTCCCTAAAGCTGTGTTACACTTCTAAATAGCTGTTCTGTTGGTAGAAAAGGGCACAGCTGTGCACTGCCCTGTCACTTCTCCTGAGATTATTGTTTCCATCCGTCCGTtccccccccagcaaaaaaaaaaaaatggacacTGAGCTCTAGCCTCTCCTGCTTCAGTAGTAGTTGCTGCTGTGTTCAACAGGGCCAATGAATGTGACTCACATACGTTTCCCCCCCAGGGGGGCTTCTATTGAGTATGACATACACTAGCCACAAAGAATTCCCTCAAACATTTCAACCCTAATTTAAGAGATCAGTTATCTGCTACTAATCCTCCTGTCTTCTTTAGGTATCCAGCTGCACTGATGGGATCTGGATCAGCCCCCATCATGACTGCTGCAGAAGATAACGTGGAATACGTCCGGACTCTTTATGACTTTGCTGGAAACGATGCAGAGGATCTGCCATTTAAAAAGGGAGAGATCCTGGTCATTGTAGAGAAGCCTGAAGAACAGTGGTGGAGTGCCAGAAACAAAGATGGCCGTGTTGGGATGATTCCTGTTCCTTATGTTGAGAAGCTTGTCAGATCTTCCCCACATGGAAACAGGAACAGGAATTCCAACAGCTACGGGATTCCTGAGCCTGCCCATGCTTATGCTCAGCCTCAGACGGCCAGCCCTCTTCCCAACATAGCCAATACGCCTGGGGCAGTCATCACTCCCCTCCCATCCACACAGAATGGACCAGTCTTTGCCAAAGCGATTCAAAAGAGAGTTCCATGTGCTTACGACAAGACTGCCTTGGCGCTAGAGGTAAGCTTCTCAGCTGGCTGGACGTGAGGCTTGGCTATCCTGTCTAAAGGGAGTGTCTGCAGTCTTTCCGTTAAGGGGGTTTTAAGCTATTTTTGTATTAGCGTACTTCTATAGTTGCATATGGGCCTGTGACCAGGAGGGTGCCTGCTTTTCATGTTGACTCTGGCATCTGCAGAATTCAGCTTCAGGAATCTTGGCTAGCAGGTGCCAAGAAGGGTTCACAGGGCTGCTACCCTAGGTCAAACATTGGATTGGCAGTGGGGAGAAAGCAGCCTCACATgtcgtcattattattattattatcattatcattatcattatcatatcctgcccatctggctgggtatccccagcaactctgggcagctcccaacacaatattaaaaacatgataaaacatcaaaaacttccctaaacagggctgcctacagatgtcttctaaaagtcagatagttgtttatttccttgacatctgatgggagggcattccacagggcgggcaccaccaccacgaaggccctctgcttggtaccctgtaacttcgcttctcacagggagggaactgccagaaggccctcggagctggatctccgtgtccgggctgaacgatgggggtggagacgcaccttcaggtatacagcgccaaggccctttagggctttaaaggtcagcaaatactttgaattgtgcttggaaacatactaggagccaatgaagatcctttaggaccggtgttatatggtcccagcagacACTTctggtcaccagtctagcagctgtattctggattaattgtagtttccgagtctgGTGTAGTGTCCTGGTTACGTTCGCTCCCTACAAATCCTGGTCTAAAACAGAGCCAGCCACTTGGGTCACTTTAGTGAAATGCAGTGAGAAACAGGCTGTTGGCTGCTCATGAGTCTTGGTTGGTGCCGGTATTTGTTAGGTAGGTTTAAATGACATCATCTGCCCCAGGTCACTTGGATGGGGCAGGATAGTAATCACATTTAGATGCAAGGCATTAAGCTGTGTAAAACTGGTACACTGAGGGTTCTTCTCCTGACTGCTCTGTGCACACCTTCCCTTAAGGACCTTAAAGCTTTTAAGACTGCTGTTTTCAGGTGGTTGTTAGTGTTGAGGCAGAGATGGTCTGTTCCTGTACTTTTCAGGTAGTTCGTTGCAGAAATCAGCCTTGTCTGCTGCTCCCCTTTGGACAGTGAAATTCATGTGTGTGCATTCACAGGTGGGGTGTCTTAAAGGACCTTGTCTAGTCTAGCTCTCTGTTCCATACAGGAAATTCAGAACAAATGGTTGCCCAGTCTCTGCTCAAAGCCTCACAACCAGGTAGAGCTCAGCATCACCACCCCTCTCTGTCATTGACACTATTGCTGAATTACTCTTACTGTTAAGAAGTTACTCCTCATGCTCAACTGAAATCCAGCTTTCTGTGACTTAAAGTCCATTAGATCTCATCCTTCCCTCCAGCCTCACCAAGCTCAGGTTTCAGCAGTCCCTTCAGCCTTTCCTTGTAGGACTTGCTGGTCACCCCCCTGACTATCTTTACTGCCCTTCTGAATATCTTCCAGTTTCTTTTGGCAGCCACCTTACACTGCAGCAGCCACAGATGAGTTCTGACTAGTCCAGAATCAAAGGAGAACTGTTATTAGCCAGCCCATAGTAATAAACCTTATTGCACGTAGCCTTTGCAAACTTCCCATCAGTTCATACCACAGACTAATAGTTTACATAATAAAACGTACATTGATACTGTAGATTTAAATATGTCGTAAATAAAATCCATATCCACCATATTTACTGCACATAAAACTTGGTTCAGTTCTTTAACAACGTTCATAAAAAAGTGTGCATGTAATTTCTCGGCATCTAGGCCAAGTAACAGTGCAATATATAAGTAACAGGAAATTGGTCAATAATGGCATTTCTTGAGGGGTTCTACTCAGgtacagtaaaataataaatagtGAGATATATCTTCTGGAGACCTGCATCCAAAGAGGCATTATTGCTCTGACTGGagtatgcatttttatttcccTTCAGGATATGTGaatggtattacagtggtacctcaggttacatacgcttcaggttacatacgcttcaggttacagactcagctaacccagaaatagtactttgggttaagaactttgcttcaggatgagaacagaaattgtgctccggtagcgtggcggcagcaggaggccccattagctaaagtggtgcttcaggttaagaacagtttcaggttaagaacggacctctggaacgaattaagtacttaagccaaggtaccactgtacatggaaccAATGTTCTGCAAAGGCCTTACAGAACtaacttgttttaaactgtttctgaATTGTATTTTTAAGTTCCTCTAACTTGCCCTGTAACCTTACAGTGAAGGACAGATAAGAAATCAAAAGAATAAGAATAGTTTAATGTATTGGTCACTTTCCACAAAGGGTCCCAAACTGACGGACAGAAATAAGTAGGTTGCTGAGATGTTTGCTTAATGCTTTTGCGCTGACAGTAAAGATGGTCAGCAGTTTTATCTTTAGCAAACATCTCGGAAGATAAAACTGTTGACCATTTTTACTAGGGGTTGGTaatgggctggttcactccagtggagatccctccgtgggccagattgtgtGCGCACATTAGTGCGTGGGGCCGCCATTTccagcgtctgcgcagacgcgttTTCCGgcgtctgagcatgcgcagacgcgatttctggcacCACGGAAGTGAGTCGCCGCGCtgcgccggtttagtgcagcgcgtggggactcaccgagcaggcggctcagttcaggggcagctcgtgggccgtttaaacgacccccgtgggccgcttgtggcccatgggccttaggttgtctacccctgatCTTTACTGTCAATGCAAAATGTGAGCACATCAAATGATCAGTGGCAGATTTCAACTATTAAGATTTTTGCAGTGAAGAAATGCAACCTTTCACTTTAGTTATTACAGTGGCTTCTAAAGCTTCTCCTGGCCTTActgtgattaccgtatttttcgctctataacatgcactcgaccataacacgcaggtagtttttagaggaggaaaaaccgtaggcatgccacccgtaggcattccctccataacacgcacagacatttccccttactttttaggaggaaaaaagtgagtgttatggtgcaaaaaatacggtatattgtgggGAAAACAATGAAACCTGTAATCCTTTTAAGTAGAGCAAAATATGCCAGATTGCAGCACCTCCAAGGAGTTCTTGACTTCTCTCCGATCTCAGAGTCACTTAATGACTGTTTCCTGCCTGCCTTGTGGAGGAAACTGAGCCTGGACCTTTTGCAAGAGACTCATTACTGGGTTTTGaaatagtttattttattttcattttaaacttGCTAGCTAAGAGTTCAGAATTGGCTCCTTTTTCTGTCCATTTCATTGATTGTGCAGGTgcccttttcttcctcccttaGTTTCCCACTCCAGCGCTTTCCTCTTGTCcctcatttcccttcttctcccccccctccaaaaaaatgttttacaaaTAATGGAAATAAGATGATACTTTAAATTATGGTTGGGGGAACTATAGTGAACCCACCCTGCCCAGTGaggctggactgcaactctcatcatccttacCCTTTGCCATGttaagtggggtgggggctgatgggagttggagtcccacagcaGCTGGAGGCTGCCCACAGATGCTGGCCGGCACTGTTAAACTCAACTTCTTTGGCACATTTTCATTTCATGCCATCCTTATCTGTGAGTTCTTCAGAAAGTGTGTTGTTCCTCTTTAGCTGTGGCCGTTGTGGCCATGGACTGTTAACATCCCAAGTGTTTAAGTGGGTTGCTTAACTTAAATGTGGAAATACTTTGCTGCGGCTGATAGCTGCTAAGTGATGACTTCAGCCTTGTAAGGATTTGGGGCTGGTATTTCCTTGTTGGTGGTTTCCATCTGCTTGTTGCTAATTTCCGGGGTAAAACTGGTGAGGACAAAGGAGGATTAAGTGACTTGGGGCAGAATCCAGCCAGACCTTCTTGGCAAGGTCCACTGGAATGAATGGGGCATAAGCATTAGTTGTGGGGCTTGTGCTGACACTTGTGGCTTGAACAGTAACTTGGAACTTAGCTGCAGGCTTAGCAGTGAGTCAGAGGAAATTATGCGCCTGAGGTGCCGCATTCCTTTTTTATCCCTGTGTCTCTCAGCTCAAAGAAGGAGCGTGGCAGGCGTGAGTAAGCTTGTAGTGACTTGCCTGTTCCTAAGTCTCTATAGTCTACATGGTCTGGGCCACGTGATACAAGATTTCCCTAAAATACATCCAGGCTTCCTCATTTGGATGGGACAATCCGCTTCCCAAATGCCAGTGTGCCACCCCTTCCCCCCAGTTTCTGTCTTCCAAATAGAGCCAGGCCTCTCTCCGCTGCTCCCCCACAAGTGAAGTGACAACCTGTTTTCTTGATGTTGAAATAATTCATTATGACTCTCTTTCCCAAACCTCACGGGACCCACTTTATTTAAATATCTGAAAGGTCACTCAGGCAGTTCCAGTGAAAAGAAATTATTAGTCTTTCAGCACAAATACATCGGACCATAATGCCAACATGGTGCTCAGCAGAGAAGCAGAGTTGTAATAATGCCAGTTTTGTGGAGGAAGCGGATGCCCGGGGGCCACTTGGCCATAGCTGGCCTTCTGCTGGCTCtgaggttctcaacctgtgaggaGGAATCTTTCTGATATGGCTTTGGGCTTGccactctcttttcccctttgtgAGGAGGTGGACAGAAAGGAAGCATCACATGGGAGCTCTGATGCCTCACAAATGCAGCAGAGCCTCTCCTCATGGCTCACTTTTGACATCCATGTTCTCAAGGTGGGCTTTGTCAGCTGCCCCAAGAAGCCCAAGGTCTGTCTGTCTTTTGACTTGGTTTTGTTGCTCACTACCTACGACCAGATACATTTCTTTACATAAGGGAGCAAGTAAAAATGTGGACCTTCTACCATCTCATTCTTTTGTGTATGCTTTGAGATCATTCCTGCTGCATCCTGACagtcactatttatttatttaaaatatttagagCTCAGCCCCCACCTTCTAGCAAGCAGTGGCAAACCTTTAAGTGAGAGCaacgcctgctgctgctgttgttgccgcCACAACCTTTGAGCGGCTCTTGGGTGCTTGgttgggccttctctgtggctgcatctaagccaggggtaggcacctcaaggccacaagcagcccacgggggtcgtttagccggcccatgagccacccccaaaTCAAGCcgcccactcggcgagtccctgCCCGCTGCGCTAAAGCAGCACAGCGTGAGGACTCACTTCCACGGTGCTGggaatcgcgtctgcgcagacaccAAAAATCACGTCTGTGTAGACACAGACGCCGGAAATTGCGGGTGCGCGTGTGATCTAgtccacggagggatctccgccgGAGtcaaccggcccaggcgaggtaaaccttgccgacccctgatctaagcTTTGGAATTGCCTCCCTGCTGTTATGCCTCTACTTCCTTTGATACAGGAGATACCCACCTATTCTTCTGATTGTAaactgttttaactgattttaatacttcatttttgctttgttgtaacccaccctgggacctgatGGCAAAGAGCTCCAATTAATAAGAACAAGGTGTAATAATAAGTGGAGGTAGTAATTATCAATGTCATTTCCTGCTGAAGTCTGCCCATTGCTGCTTGTCATGGAAATTATTAAACATATATTTAGCCTACACTTTAAGGTGTCTGCCTTCCTATCCCAAGGCAGATTGCAATGTGTCAAGTTACTCTACAATATTAAAAttccaacatttaaaaataaactgatcAGTGATAAAACCACCCAAATGTCAATCAGAATAACAAATTCTTCAGGGCTTTCCTGAAGGCTAATGGAGGGGAGCACTACATATTTCCTTGAGGTGTGTGTTCCAgaaatatggggtggggggaacctgtgGACTGGTGAGCCAGGTCTTGGCTGCTGATTTCTACCTGAGTACAGGCTGTCCTGTATCCTGCCCCTCTGTTGAAATTGAATTCCCAAGCACTGCCAAACTGCATACTTGACCCTTTATGGGGTCTATAATTATGGCTTTATGATCCAAGTTGAAAGTTTGCAGAATATGCCATCCAGGCAGAGGCTGCCCTGTCCTTCCCCACCTCCTGCCTAGTTCAGCTTCCCCCCTCCTGCACATCAGGACACTTTCTGCTCTGGGATCaagttttacagtggtgcctcgcaagacgaaattaattcgttccgcgagttttgtcatcTTGCGatatttttcgtcttgcgaagcatggtgtcggaaaagttttggaaaagcttcaaaaatcaccaaagtcttcaaaaacctcaaaaaaggctaccacaccgcatgctatgagttgctcctcgaagtcaagccgcaactgtattaacggtgttaagaaaaaggaaacaaacttgcaagacgtttccgtcttgcaaagcaagcccatagggaaaatcgtcttgcgaagcagctcaaaaaacaaaaaaccctttcgtcttgcaagttttccgtcttgcaaggcattcgtcttgcgaggtaccactgtattttgtcttAAGAAGTTCCTAGTATTATTATGTGTCCTACTtttgtctgat
This genomic interval carries:
- the CRKL gene encoding crk-like protein, translating into MSSSSSSVASAARFDPSDRSSWYAGPLSRQEAQGRLQGQRHGTFLVRDSATCPGDYVLSVSENSRVSHYIINSLPGRRFKIGDQEFEHLPALLDFYKIHYLDTTTLIEPAPRYPAALMGSGSAPIMTAAEDNVEYVRTLYDFAGNDAEDLPFKKGEILVIVEKPEEQWWSARNKDGRVGMIPVPYVEKLVRSSPHGNRNRNSNSYGIPEPAHAYAQPQTASPLPNIANTPGAVITPLPSTQNGPVFAKAIQKRVPCAYDKTALALEVGDIVKVTRMNINGQWEGEVHGRKGLFPFTHVKIIDPQNPDENE